Within the Benincasa hispida cultivar B227 unplaced genomic scaffold, ASM972705v1 Contig207, whole genome shotgun sequence genome, the region GAGAGAGATCTAAACCAAACCTAAAACCCTAAAGCTAAACCCTAAACCAACCCTAAACTCCTAAACCCTAGAAACCCTAAACCCctaaccctaaaccctaaaccctaaaccctaaacccaaCCTAAAACCCTAAACTCCTAAACAAACCCTAAACCCATAACAACCTAAGCCTACTAAACCCAATCCCTAAACCCATAGTAGAACCCTAACCCTAAACCAAACCTAAACCctaaaaccctaaaccctaaacccctTAAACCCAACCCTTAAAACCTACCAACTAAACCCACCTAAACCCCTAGAACCCTAAACCCTTAAACCCTTAAACTACACCAAACCCTAAAGCCCTaaacctaaaccctaaaccaCTAAACCCTAACCAACCTCTAAACCCTACCTAAACCTACCTAAACCAACCCTAAACCTACCCTAACAACCCTAAACAAACCCTCCAAAACCCTTAAACCCTAAAACCTATATACCCTAAACCACTAAAACCCCTAACACCCTACaaacctaaaccctaaacccctaaaccctaaacctaaaccctaaaccctaaacccctaaaccctaaacctaaACCCTAAACACCTAAACCTAAAcgcctaaaccctaaaccctaaaaccCTAAAACCATAAACCCTAAAACCCATACAAACCCttaaaaccctaaaccctaaaaccctaaaccctaaaaccctaaaccctaaaaacCCTACctaaaaccctaaaccctaaacctcAAACCCTACCAATAAACCCTAAACCCACCCtcaaaccctaaaccctaaaaccctaaaccctaaaccctaaaaccTATACTAAACCCAAACCtacctaaaccctaaacccttaaaaccctaaaccctaaacctaaATACCCTAAACCCTAGAAACCTAAACCCTAAAACCCTCCTAAACcttaaaccctaaaccctaaacgcctaaaccctaaaccctaaaaccTAAacccctaaaccctaaaccctaaaccctaaaaccCTAACCCCTATAACCCTAAACCTAAACCTTAAACCCTAACCctaaaaccctaaaccctaaacacCTATaactaaaccctaaaccctaaggTAAATCCTAAAACCCTAAAATCCTAACCTAAACCGCTATGCCTAAACCAGCAAGCgcctaaaccctaaactaaaTCACTCTAAACCTAATCCTAAACCCCTAACTACCCTTAAatccctaaaccctaaacccttaAACCCTAGAACCCTAACACACCTCTTAAAATCCCaaacctaaaccctaaaccctaaacccttaAAACCCTAAAcgcctaaaccctaaacccaaaccctaaccctaaaaccctaaaacctaaaccctaaacctaaaccctaaaccctaaaccctaaaccctaaaaccctaaaccctaaaccctaaatcCCTAAAACACTCCTAAACCTAAACGCCTCacaaaccctaaaccctaaaccctaaaaccctaaaccctaataACCTAAAACCTTAAACCCTAACGCTAAACCCTAAAATCCTAAACCCTAAAAACAAAACCATAAAACCCTGAACAAAACCCTAAACCTAACctaaaaccctaaaccctaaaccctaaacccctAAACCCTACCACTAAACCCTAATTACGCCTAAAACTAACCTACAAacccctaaaccctaaaccctaaaccagGCCTAActtaaaccctaaaccctaaaccctaaaccctaaaccctaaaaccCTAAACCTAAACcgctaaaccctaaaccctaaaccctaaactccTAAACctaaaaccctaaaccctaaaccctaaaccctaagaGCCCTAAAACGCCTTATCCCTAAACCTAAACCCTATAccaaaaccctaaaccctaaaccctaaataCTCTAAACCTCATTAATTTCCTAAACCTCTAAATCTACTACCTCCAAACTCACCTAACCTAACAACTAAAACCTAAAACCCTAAAACCCTAAGGCCGCTAAAAACCTCAAACACTCGCACCTaacctaaaccctaaacctaaATACCCTCAAACACCTAAAACCTTAACCTCCTAAACCTCTTAAAatccctaaaccctaaacctcATAACCCTAATTCGGACTAACAACCCTacaaccctaaaccctaaaccctaaacccttaaaaccctaaaccctaaaccgcTAAAAGCCCTATAAACCctaaaaccctaaaccctaaaccctaaaccctaaaccctaaaccctaaaccctaaaccctaaaccctaaaaagAAAGTGAACTTGCTGATATGCGTTCTCTTCTTTCTCATCAGCATGATTATTTCTGCCAGCGAATAACGGAGGTACACGAGCGACAAGAagagttgcaaattcaaaaaatattgaaattaaataaaattaaaatcaatatatgtataaataattgtgttagaaaacatttggaaaacatgagctaataactcacggtgtgaactttctagggacgCTTCGTGTCATCTTGGGAGTGACCTTCATTCGGAAGGTCTTTAAGTCAGCCTCGCTAAAGGCTTCTCGTTTCGGACATTCTCTTGCCTTGTGTTGCCTCTCCAATAGAAGTTTGCTCCCTTTCAAGCATGGacttattttgtctaaggaagagctcgccactgcacgatcgtttagctcactcagccgtcgtttagtaaatccatatttacttgacaattccatgagtttttttttgtgtgagagagaacggatcctcaacgtcgcctcTGCTACCATAGtgaggattttcgtgaaacctagatagcgaATGGGAGATTTGAAGTTATTTAGAGAAGATagatacattttacttgaaaatgtttattacattccttctatgaaaaggaactACAAGATATGAGAGTTTAAGGCATCATCCCTAACAGGTAGAATAGTCAGTGAGAGGAAaatggagtatatgatacttcacaaTTGTCAAGCCATGACGGCCAAAATCTGCAAAATAAAAACTCATTATAGTCTGAGTCGCggaggaagaataactgttttttttttatgatcatacctctttttcaaaaaatttcacaagatacggggatattttattgtaagatacttcattttcaattcttattcagaatcaaattgttcaacttttaagattaaattatggataaaatctcaaatttgggcaacggaaaggaatttaatagtataaaattgaacacccctacttttTGGTTAGTTGGTGATTTAAGGTGGTATCAGAACAGGTGGTCGATTCAGAAGGATaagaaaaagtcgtgcgtgtAGAATTTTTTGGGAAAGGAGCCCTGAGAAACGGCTACCACATCCAAGGAAGGCAGCAGGCGCGCAAATTACCCAATCCTGACACGGGGAGGTAGTGACAATAAATAACAATACCGGGCTCGCGATTGTGTAGtaaggaaagagagctctcgagagtgggattTCGAAAGAcgttgttcaagacccagaaatagcccttaagggagcaatttatctacttatccctgcttcagggaaggagtgctcaaaacctaacataggtcattgtgttttttcttttcagcaactcgttagtatttctgttTAAAGTCTCCGATTTGATTAAATCCATTTATGAATTCCTTGAATTCATCAAGAGTCTTTgagaaatcaagttttgatttttgataaaattggaaaatagaaaaacaaaaacataatatGGAAAAGTCATGTTTTTCATTATCCATAATTAACTGTATTTTTAAAGGTGATTttaacataaaatccaacatataGTATTGGGTATTTTTCGTCTATTTTTTACTGTATAGGTTCTCCACTAAGGAGCACCCTTCGCAACCTATGGTTCATGTACATGTGCTAGGGACATGTCAGGGGATATGATCCAAAACTTTAGAAACCATAATCCCTAGACAAAAAGATGTAGCACCAAAAAAAGATCAAAGAAACCATTGGACTACTAATTTGGGCCCCAAAATAAAAACTGAGTCAGGGATATAGTTGTtcaatttttttggaaaaaccTTCCACATTCCTCAAAATAGGCCCATTTACTAgttaaaaaagaattttaagTAGTTTCTGAATGGAAGGCTATTGTATTGGGCATTTTTCGTCCGTTTTTAGTCGTACATTAGTCCTCCCGTGAGGAGCACCCTTCGCGACCTAtcgttattcatttttttttacaaaaaactTCAACATTCCTCAAAATGAGCTCATTTACTagttaaaaatgaattttcagGAGTTTTTGAGACTGGCCAAAATTTGGTCAGTTTTTTGGAAGGCTATAGTATTGGCCATTTTCCGTCCATTTTGGGTTGTACCTTAGTCCTCCCCTATGGAGCACCCTTTGGAACCTATAATTCATATACATGTTAAGTGGATGGTCCAGGGATATGATACAGATAATCCTTTGAATGATTAGTTTGGACCCAAAATAAAAACTGAATATGGGACATCGTTGTTCAATTTTTGAGAAAAACTTCTACATTCCTGAAAATGAGCCCATTTACtagttaaaaatgaaatttcatgAGTTTTTGACGTTGGCCAAAATTAGGTCATTTTTTTCGAGGCTATAGTATTggccatttgttatttttttgtgGTACCTAGTCTTTCAATAAGGAGTATCCTTTGAGACCTATAGTTCATgtacatgtgctagtgacttgTCAAGGTATATGAACCTAAATTTTAGAACCCAAAATCCCTTACCAAAAAAGTATGGCACCAAAAAAAGATCAAAGAAACCGTTGGACGGCTTGTTTGGACCCCAAAATAAAAAGTGAGTCTGGGACATCGTTCCTGTTTTTTCTTGAGTTTATTTACTAGTTAAGATTTTGTTTTAGGAATTTTTTGCACTGgtcaaaatttggtcatattttgGAGGCTATAATATTGGTCATTTTTTGTCCGCTTTGGGTAGTATCTTTGCCCACCCCTAAAGAGCACACTTAGCAACCTATAGTTCATGTACATGTGCCAGGGACTTGTCTAGGGATATGAACCACAATTTTTTATCATAGAATCCCTTACATAAAAAGATGTATCACTAAAAATGATCGAAAAAACTATTAAACATCTAGTTTGGACcccaaaatataaaccaagtCTGGGACATGGTTCTTCCATTTGTCTGGGGAAAAACTTGAACATTCCTTAAAGTGGCCCatttacttaaaaaaagaaaaaaaaagaaaaaaaaaagatttttatgGAATTTTTCACACATTCCAAAGTTCGATCATTTTTGGAGGCTATAGTTTTGGTCATTTTTGGAGGCTATAGTATTGGCCATTTTTCATCCGTTTTGGGTGATATCTTAGTCCTCCCCTAAGGAGCACCCTTGCAACCTATAATCCATGTATATGTTCCAGGGCAGGGATATGAATCCAAATGTTTTTATCCCAAAGTCCAAAAGGTGTATCACTAAAAATGAAGGTCCCACTAATATAGGCCCTTTTTTGTCCGTTTTTAGGGATAACGTTGGTCTCTTCTAAAAAGCCCCTtgcatttattttctttatgttGGTCGGACAATGTTCTATGGACAAATCCTTATTTTTTAGATTCACGTTCCCTTGTGAAAAAGATCTTCATACTCAGAAACACACATGAAACCCCTAAACGGCAAGGAAAAGCTGAGGCCCGAtgttatattttgatgataGTTAACTTATCCTttcattataaattaaatttaaggaAATTTTTTGCATGGCAAAAATTTGGCTATTTTTATAGGGGTTAATAATAGGCTCTTTTTGTCACTTTTAGAGGGTAAAATTGACCCCTTCTAAGGAGCCCCCTTCTCACTATTATTTTCAGGTATATTGGCCAAACATTGTTCAAGGGagaaaagttaaatttttagaCTCGTGTTCCCTAGCTAAACAGGTCCTACCACCCCCAAAAGCAAACATAAAACCTCCAAAACGGCCGATGAAACCCATGTTTGAAGAAAACATAGTTTAGGACCTCGATGATAGTTAACCCAAGTGAGGAAAATTTTGATGAtaaaaccttaaaaaaaaaaaattatgagccTCTTTACCTCTTGGGACGTTTAGTTTGGAACAATAGGCTGGCAGAATATTAGGACTTAACAAGAGTGAGGGAATAAAAAAAAGCTCTTAAATCGAACCGATTTCTTTTCCCCTTTGGAGTTTAAATATGTATTTCTCTTGCCCTTGTCTTATCAAATTCTAACTCTCATTAAAAAGcataatagtttttttaaaaaagaatagtTTGTAAATCCCATCACTATTACAATAGATCTATAAACAGTGTTTTTAACAAGTTTTAAAAGAATAACAGTTTTCTTCATAGTCAAATGGAGATATAATGGGGGGCTATATCGaactattaaaatttaaaaaaaaaaaaaaaaaaatactgtgAACTTGGTCCATGCCCATAAATATCAAGCATGCAAGGCAGACGACTGCAGAAGATTTTCAAGACCTTCCAGAGATATGAAGAAAGCCTGATGCGATCAACGACCGTCTCAAAAGTTGGAAGCACTTTCGAAACGAGTTTTAAGTTACCCTAATCAGTATTCCTATCGAACTAGTGCTGCACTAACAGTCAAAAAAATCCAGCTTTATGTCATAAAGCCCTCATCACTAGACCATAGAACTGTACAGCAAGCCCAAGGATCTTTAGGAAAATCCTCCGAGTGATAACATTAGCGAGCACCATCATCATAAACAGTGGTTTACATCTTTCCGAGGGCAAACTACTGAATTGCCATATGCAGCATTTAATAACCCATTCGCAAACTTTGGGGTGTGTCCATTTTGCACAATCTTTATCTTTGCGTGTCCATTGCTTATCGTGTCTGCCGAAAATTGGCTGGCATTCCCATTGTTTTGTAGAAAGGCCTCTAATTGGCCACATGCTGCCTTAATGAGCCCTGCAATCAGGAGTTTTGGAACCATCACAGCGTGAAGCAACATTGGCAATCTACTTCCAAAGTAATAAAATCAGAAGTAATCACATAAATTATACAAGTCACGATAAATATGGTGAAATCCTGAACCTACAAACTTATAAATTAGCTACTGGATAAAGCAGTACTGTACCTAAGAAGAGCGGAGATGGTTTCCCTGGTCTGGACTTAAATTCGGGATGAAACTGAACTCCCACGAAGTATGGATGGCCACTTAGTTCAACAATCTAAAGCACAGTTCCAAACACAAGGCTAAAAAAAAGACTAGATATCGCACAATAGAAAACGCGCTTGCAcaatcataatttaaaataatgcatACCTCCATACGGCGACCTGTTTCATCACTGCCAACAAAAGATAAACCAGCATTTTCAAGTTGACACACCATTTCAGGATTGACCTAcccacaaaagaagaaaaaaaaatgaatacagGTGTTAACTAGTTAAAGACCACATACAGAGTTTCCAAGCAAACTAAAAGAGTACCTCATATCTATGTCTATGTCGCTCATCAACAAACTTCACATTGCCATACCTTAAATGCAGTTGCAAAATAATAGAAGTTACAGACAAGGAATCAAATATGAGATTCATCAAAAACAAATGCTAATTAAAGCCCTCTTCATCCTATCAGTTCCAAAATCTTCCACAGATGCCACACAATGCAGGAGTAAGATGCCAGAAAGTTTTAATGAATAAGAGGTCCTTACAACTGTGCAGATATGCAATCCATAACAGTAAAGTAAGTTCTCCTTGACCCTAGACGCATAGTTCCTCCCATATGAGTCTTTGAGCCCTATTATCAAGTACAGAAACTCAAGTTTACAGGATATGTGGAAGCAACTTGAGCAAACTAGTATAGTGCACACCTCAGGCATAAAAACCACACAAGGATTCGTCGTTTCAGGATCGAACTCTGTGCTGTTAGCATCAAGTATACCGAGAACAGATCTGGCAAATTCAATGACTGCAATTTGCATCCCCAGGCATATGCCCAGAAAGGGAATCCCATTCTCTCGAGCATATTTGGCTGCTAGAATTTTCCCTTGGACTCCCCTATCACCAAAACCTCCTGGAACTAGAACACCATCAGCACCCTGAAAAATAGTACTAATCGGATAACTGCATAAAATATTAACATTTCTAACTacagagaaggaagaaagaaatttagaaaCAAACTCAATATTGGGGCACCTTTAAAAGTTCCCATGCAGCTGCATAAACCTCAGGGGCCTGCAGgcaataaataaattaactaaacgatcaaaGGCAGAGAAGCCACTTGGGAAAAAAATGTACCTCTGTGGCAGAAATATCTTCAAGATCCCCAGCTGGAACCCATTCTACAATAAGCCTTCTATTGCTGGCGACAGAAGCATGTAAAAGGGCCTGACCCGTCAAGCTAAATATTAGGTTCTGAACTATGGTTTTTTCGACTATaaacttttatataaatttgGTATCTTCAAAAAAAAAGTGGAAAGAAAGCAAGCAGGAGCGAATTGCACTTAAAACAGAAGAAAACACACATTGCATCCATGAAAAGGTGAGATATGAAGAGAAGCTGGGAAGTTCTATAATTCAAGAGCCTATTAAAACTTATCAAGTACAGACTTATTAAACACAGggctaaacttgtaatttaatatatacatacacatatatatatatataattttaatgtaaatttaGCTaaatttgtgtgtgtgtgtgtgtttgaaTGGAAACGAACTTTTCATTTTGATAATATGAAAAGAATCTAATACACAACTTACAAGGATAAAGAGACAAATAGAAATAAACTTGAACTAGAAGAATACAAGCATTAACAATCTGAAAATATAGAagaaataaaactaataaaagaaaaacactcTAATTCAAACTGATATCTTGCACCAAAAAACTTAAATAACTTGGATAGAGAACACCAAGTGGAAGAAGTCTTGCAACTTCAAAACGATCAAGTCCCTTCGGTGATATCCAATAAAATTGGAACTTCAAAACGATCAAACCACGAGAGTGATTTTTCAAAACTCTACTTTAACAATAAATGCTTTTTCCATGCATCTCTTCAAAAGAACCAATTGGGGGAAACAACTCTACACCTTCCTTAAAACCGTCAGCCACAACTACTTTACCTAAGCTTCAATCACAAATGGCAACTCTTCAAAGACTTTGCTCGGATTTCAGAATTCAAAACCTATTCACATGAGGTCTAGAATTAATGGCTGACGTTTCAATTCCTTCATTAGGAATGTTTCCAACCTCATAATTACATCCTTTATTTCCTTTGCAGCGCTGTGACTCTTGGATTTCCATAATCATTACGGAGGCCTTCATTTataatattcttttcaaaatcagGCGCCAAAGTTGAGTCTTCAACCAAAAATCCTTCATCCAATGCTATTAAATTAAACGGGATGCATCAAATGAATTTGATAGGACTTTTTCAATGCTATTTTCATGACAAAAGATCTCAAAATTTTCCTCTTTATCACACAAGCTTCAAAATGAATGAAGAAATCACTCGGAATAAAATCATGAATAATCATTGAAGCAGGGATAAAactacaaaataaaacaaaacaaaatttaaataataataataataataacttaaaaaaaCGATCTTCAAGAAAGCTGAGGACTAATTTAAAACCATTCAAGGTTTGTGAAGAAATATTTAGGAACCCTCCTAGTTCAAAAATACATTAACCTTCAAGAGAACGGAGAAAtggagaaaaacaaaagaaaacaatacTATTGAGATACAAAGAGGAGAAGACATAAAAAAGAAACACTTAAAACCAAACAAACGAGATCCATAAAGGAAACCAATGTTAGCGAACACATAAACTTTAAAGTCAAAGCCAGTGGAAGCCCAATGAGCAGACAAGGTAAGAAG harbors:
- the LOC120069083 gene encoding CTP synthase-like isoform X3; translation: MIPVDGKEGPADVCVIELGGTIGDIESMPFIEALGQFSYHVGPGNFCLVHVSLVPVLNVVGEQKTKPTQHSVRGLRGLGLVPNILACRSTKELDENVKEKLAQFCHVPADNIITLYDVPNIWHIPLLLRVSDFFRHISFYARKDWNIFLQQDQKAHTALLKGLNLHSVAGEPDLDRWTSRTRLYDKLHDSVKIAMVGKYTGLSDSYLSVLKALLHASVASNRRLIVEWVPAGDLEDISATEAPEVYAAAWELLKGADGVLVPGGFGDRGVQGKILAAKYARENGIPFLGICLGMQIAVIEFARSVLGILDANSTEFDPETTNPCVVFMPEGSKTHMGGTMRLGSRRTYFTVMDCISAQLYGNVKFVDERHRHRYEVNPEMVCQLENAGLSFVGSDETGRRMEIVELSGHPYFVGVQFHPEFKSRPGKPSPLFLGLIKAACGQLEAFLQNNGNASQFSADTISNGHAKIKIVQNGHTPKFANGLLNAAYGNSVVCPRKDVNHCL